The bacterium genome contains a region encoding:
- a CDS encoding type II toxin-antitoxin system PemK/MazF family toxin, with protein sequence MKRFAANKGEVFFADLDPVIGREQAGRRPAVIISTVHLSVARGLVVAIPGTKFKEAHESYSYAVNVPRGVAGLPLNTTFLVYQTRVLDVSRLSFPKIGDLPDQYMRSIERCLLRLYEINPFADYDVFA encoded by the coding sequence ATGAAGCGATTCGCCGCGAACAAGGGTGAGGTGTTTTTTGCCGATTTGGATCCCGTGATTGGCCGCGAGCAGGCCGGAAGAAGGCCTGCGGTAATAATCAGCACCGTTCACTTGTCAGTCGCCCGCGGACTTGTAGTGGCAATTCCCGGCACCAAATTCAAAGAAGCGCATGAATCGTATTCTTATGCCGTCAATGTGCCTCGCGGAGTCGCCGGTCTTCCTCTGAATACAACTTTCCTGGTTTATCAAACAAGGGTGCTGGACGTATCGCGTCTTTCCTTCCCGAAAATAGGCGATCTGCCAGACCAATATATGAGATCGATTGAGCGATGCCTGCTGCGGCTGTATGAAATAAATCCCTTCGCGGATTACGATGTTTTCGCATAG
- a CDS encoding ABC transporter permease, translated as MGVLGTNFRIAWRNLMMNKVRSFLTLLGLMIGVLAVISIVSLGEGLKYMFSNQIASMGNDVMFIMPVVPQRAGQSRAMMMPKLFEMEDVDAIRREGGDIFRIVYPAYEMQGQAKYREKNKSIIIEGTMEFIREAYGMELERGRFLDAGDILARSRVVILGKNVADELFGPLEDPMGKRILVTGSFSQQAVTVVGILKKKGGNIGGQGLDDALFIPYTTVQSRFLGSKKVQYIIAKVADLKKVDEATKLVERVLRRQRRVPDPSMDNFEIMFASDFLEFANTFVNGLVTTFGVIAVISLLVGGIGIMNIMLVSVTERTREIGLRMAIGAKRVVILLQFLIEAVVLTFIGGLLGLAGGVLTGFGVAKWLGGMLKTDWPVHMPIPIIIATLAISSLIGIFFGVYPAFKASRLDPIEALRYE; from the coding sequence TTGGGCGTACTCGGCACGAACTTCCGGATAGCGTGGCGCAACCTGATGATGAACAAGGTCAGGAGTTTTCTCACGCTGTTGGGCTTGATGATAGGCGTCCTCGCCGTGATAAGCATCGTCTCCCTCGGCGAAGGCCTCAAGTACATGTTTTCCAACCAGATCGCAAGCATGGGCAACGACGTGATGTTTATCATGCCCGTCGTCCCCCAGCGCGCCGGCCAGAGCCGCGCGATGATGATGCCCAAGCTGTTCGAAATGGAGGACGTGGACGCGATACGCCGGGAGGGGGGGGACATTTTCCGCATCGTCTATCCCGCATACGAAATGCAGGGCCAGGCGAAGTACCGGGAGAAGAACAAAAGCATCATCATCGAAGGGACGATGGAGTTCATCCGCGAGGCCTACGGTATGGAGCTGGAGCGCGGCCGCTTCCTTGACGCCGGCGACATCCTGGCGCGCTCCCGCGTCGTCATCCTCGGCAAGAACGTCGCGGACGAGCTGTTCGGCCCTCTGGAAGATCCGATGGGGAAGCGGATACTGGTGACCGGAAGCTTTTCGCAGCAGGCGGTAACGGTGGTCGGAATTCTCAAGAAAAAGGGCGGCAACATCGGCGGCCAGGGGCTTGACGACGCGCTGTTCATCCCGTACACAACGGTGCAGAGCCGGTTCCTCGGCTCGAAAAAAGTGCAATACATCATCGCGAAAGTGGCGGACTTAAAAAAGGTGGACGAGGCGACCAAGCTTGTAGAGCGCGTCCTGCGCCGCCAGCGCCGGGTGCCAGATCCCTCGATGGACAACTTCGAGATTATGTTCGCGAGCGATTTTCTGGAGTTCGCGAACACGTTCGTCAACGGCCTCGTGACGACGTTCGGCGTAATCGCGGTAATCAGCCTTCTCGTCGGCGGAATCGGAATCATGAACATCATGCTGGTTTCGGTGACCGAGCGCACGCGCGAAATCGGCCTGCGGATGGCGATTGGTGCGAAGCGCGTCGTGATTCTGCTGCAGTTTCTCATCGAGGCCGTCGTGCTGACGTTCATAGGCGGACTGCTCGGTTTGGCTGGCGGAGTGCTGACCGGATTCGGCGTCGCGAAATGGCTCGGCGGGATGCTTAAAACCGACTGGCCGGTGCATATGCCCATACCGATAATCATCGCTACGCTGGCGATAAGCTCGCTGATCGGCATATTTTTCGGCGTCTACCCGGCGTTCAAAGCCAGCCGGCTGGACCCGATAGAAGCGCTGAGGTATGAGTAG
- a CDS encoding efflux RND transporter periplasmic adaptor subunit: MSKPARIVLFFAVVAAAIAVAFFASKGNIKLGGDSVAKKDAKEDDRFKPAERGDINVIIKATGSVEPRTRVKVKSEASGKIEKLFIKEGDDLVPGSEIAVLDQTDQKINLRRAQLSERLRYIQLQQLKNGSNKKTLASLQANVDSARLAVESAEDYFKRIDELYKKEYATRQEYDDAKKRLEDARLALRQAEEQLSIHSEEVSPEDIKSAEISWQLAKVDLEDAQKSLGDATIKSPIKGTVLSKMVEVGDTVISSVGTFGEGTTICEVADLTFIQIRASVDEIDIGRIAIGQKANVTVDALPDEKFEGKIVNVFQQGTTQGGITSFTVIIEVDNSERKLLSAMTTNVEIIAQTVEDVIVVPYDSVRTDDELGYIVYVKGSDAKGRVKPEKRKVTIGATDYTSTEIKEGLKEGELVMVKDVPLSTRKDFGGGGVQVSAEESE, from the coding sequence ATGAGCAAGCCAGCGCGGATAGTTTTGTTTTTTGCGGTCGTCGCGGCGGCGATCGCGGTCGCTTTCTTCGCGAGCAAGGGCAACATCAAGCTTGGCGGCGACTCCGTGGCGAAGAAGGATGCAAAGGAAGACGACCGGTTCAAGCCCGCGGAGAGGGGCGACATCAACGTCATCATCAAGGCGACCGGCTCGGTCGAGCCGCGCACGCGCGTCAAGGTGAAAAGCGAAGCCTCGGGCAAGATCGAAAAACTCTTCATCAAGGAAGGCGACGATTTGGTGCCCGGCTCGGAAATCGCTGTCCTCGACCAGACCGACCAGAAGATCAATTTGCGCCGCGCGCAGCTATCCGAGCGGCTGCGCTACATCCAGCTGCAGCAGCTGAAAAACGGGAGCAACAAAAAAACACTCGCATCGCTTCAGGCGAACGTGGACTCGGCCAGGCTCGCGGTCGAAAGCGCCGAGGACTACTTCAAAAGAATTGACGAGCTTTATAAAAAGGAATACGCGACGCGCCAGGAGTACGACGACGCGAAGAAGCGGCTGGAGGACGCGCGGCTTGCGCTGCGTCAGGCCGAGGAGCAGCTTTCGATCCACTCGGAAGAAGTCAGCCCGGAAGATATAAAATCCGCGGAGATTTCGTGGCAGCTCGCGAAAGTGGATTTGGAGGATGCGCAGAAATCGCTGGGCGACGCGACGATTAAATCCCCGATCAAAGGCACCGTTTTGTCCAAGATGGTCGAAGTCGGCGACACGGTGATAAGCTCGGTGGGGACGTTCGGCGAGGGCACCACGATTTGCGAAGTGGCCGATCTCACATTCATCCAGATACGCGCGAGCGTGGACGAAATCGACATCGGTCGAATCGCGATAGGACAGAAGGCCAACGTTACCGTGGACGCCCTGCCGGACGAAAAATTCGAAGGCAAAATCGTCAACGTTTTCCAGCAAGGCACGACGCAGGGCGGCATCACGAGCTTCACCGTGATTATCGAAGTGGACAACTCGGAGCGCAAGCTTTTGTCCGCGATGACAACAAACGTCGAAATAATCGCGCAGACGGTCGAAGACGTAATTGTGGTTCCGTACGATTCGGTGCGCACCGACGACGAGCTTGGATACATCGTTTACGTAAAAGGCTCGGACGCCAAGGGACGCGTCAAACCGGAAAAGCGCAAGGTTACGATCGGCGCCACGGATTACACGTCCACCGAAATCAAGGAAGGCCTCAAGGAAGGCGAGCTTGTCATGGTCAAGGACGTCCCGCTGTCCACCCGCAAGGACTTCGGCGGCGGAGGCGTGCAGGTCTCCGCCGAGGAAAGCGAGTAA
- a CDS encoding YIP1 family protein — protein sequence MSEITGAPAGPAPGEYWVRQNDIPPKMGFGAKLLNIFVEPSSVFKNIYYHNDWLTPFVVGGASMIVATLMQMGLMNEARRQFNEVMGIPGNAAVEGATTISQYVGAFFTPLNLLFIWLVGAAITFVLGTFLLENVDFKKLYSIVAWSWMPVIFTQLINGVYKMGQTPAISSYEDYIDSMFPWTLSLSQIISGDGVLFKVLGTIDVFAVWSFYLFVLGLIFGLHNQPGRAWTVALIYAAIGLAMTSGIFALMYVFKPPQG from the coding sequence ATGTCAGAAATCACGGGTGCTCCCGCCGGCCCAGCGCCCGGCGAATACTGGGTACGTCAAAACGATATCCCTCCCAAAATGGGATTCGGCGCGAAGTTGTTGAACATTTTCGTAGAGCCTTCATCCGTCTTCAAAAACATCTACTACCACAACGACTGGCTGACGCCGTTCGTTGTCGGCGGGGCCTCCATGATTGTCGCGACGCTGATGCAGATGGGATTGATGAACGAAGCGCGCAGGCAGTTCAACGAAGTGATGGGCATCCCCGGCAACGCGGCCGTGGAGGGTGCGACGACGATTTCGCAGTACGTCGGCGCGTTTTTCACGCCGTTGAATCTGTTGTTCATTTGGCTCGTCGGCGCGGCGATAACGTTCGTTCTCGGCACTTTTCTTCTCGAAAACGTGGATTTCAAAAAGCTGTATTCAATCGTCGCCTGGTCGTGGATGCCCGTGATATTCACTCAGCTTATCAACGGCGTTTACAAGATGGGCCAGACTCCCGCGATTTCGAGCTACGAAGACTACATAGATTCGATGTTTCCTTGGACGCTTTCGCTTTCGCAGATTATTTCCGGGGACGGGGTGCTATTCAAAGTTCTCGGCACGATTGACGTCTTTGCGGTTTGGAGTTTTTACCTGTTCGTCCTCGGCCTGATTTTCGGGCTGCACAACCAGCCGGGCCGCGCATGGACGGTCGCACTCATTTATGCGGCCATCGGGCTCGCGATGACGTCCGGCATCTTTGCCTTGATGTACGTCTTCAAACCGCCGCAGGGTTAA
- a CDS encoding YIP1 family protein yields MERFSKWASSGWGGSGRSGAAMYDPNRPPPMSSADKLKYIWTWPAEVFKDVYHYPDWLTPFVFASLTNIISAAASFRFDSKAKADFAIFLWRGKELGHQIEMPVDVTSAAHPGLRFFLAPLAIIAIWLVVAGVIAFAGFLLDSVEFNRLFSVVAFSSLPLAFRPLIDSIAKNFSDPSVASMNDWIRVSTPWTLSPARFIPPGTLYKVLSSFDLFALWSVYLLYVGLVFGLGNDPRKASRVAFLYAIVAVLVIAFVRSWKTSVG; encoded by the coding sequence ATGGAGCGGTTCTCGAAATGGGCGTCGTCCGGATGGGGCGGCTCTGGCCGCTCCGGCGCCGCCATGTATGATCCCAACCGCCCTCCGCCGATGTCCTCTGCCGACAAGCTGAAATACATCTGGACGTGGCCGGCTGAAGTTTTCAAGGATGTTTACCATTATCCGGATTGGTTGACGCCCTTCGTGTTCGCCAGCCTGACAAACATAATCTCGGCCGCCGCGAGTTTCCGCTTCGACTCGAAGGCCAAGGCGGATTTCGCGATTTTTCTATGGCGCGGCAAGGAACTTGGCCACCAGATTGAGATGCCGGTGGATGTCACTTCCGCCGCGCATCCGGGGCTTAGATTTTTTCTCGCACCGCTTGCGATAATCGCGATTTGGCTCGTCGTCGCCGGCGTTATTGCCTTCGCGGGTTTCCTGCTGGACAGCGTCGAATTCAATCGGCTGTTTTCGGTGGTCGCTTTCTCTTCGCTTCCGCTTGCCTTCCGCCCTTTGATTGACTCGATAGCGAAGAATTTCTCGGATCCTTCCGTCGCTTCGATGAACGACTGGATACGCGTCTCGACGCCTTGGACGCTTTCGCCGGCAAGGTTCATTCCACCCGGAACGCTTTACAAAGTGCTTTCGTCGTTCGACCTTTTCGCGCTCTGGAGCGTGTACCTGCTGTACGTCGGTTTGGTTTTCGGTCTCGGCAACGACCCGCGCAAGGCCTCGCGCGTCGCGTTCCTGTACGCGATCGTCGCGGTTTTGGTGATCGCCTTCGTGAGAAGCTGGAAGACCTCCGTCGGTTGA
- a CDS encoding class I SAM-dependent methyltransferase, with translation MPIIAAMPGIVSNLYATVEDAWRYESDYSDYKDDLPLLSELAAAAGGPVLELGAGTGRVAIHLARRGIQVAALESSDGMIELFERKLASEDVAVRNNVRIVRGDMRTASFPSRFPLILAPFNFLQLITGRAERVALLRQCHHSLVNRGKLYLEIAAPHHELLTGKRVHQQYVKEFFDRNRRQWVTLFQSHEYYPAEQEITLEYLYVYHRQDGITERIARFVTLAVIFPVELDGLLEQAGFVVREKWGDFDKSRFGKASRRMIWLAEKP, from the coding sequence ATGCCGATAATCGCCGCGATGCCCGGAATCGTTTCAAATCTGTATGCCACCGTCGAGGACGCGTGGCGGTACGAAAGCGACTATTCGGACTACAAGGACGACCTTCCGTTGCTATCGGAGCTTGCCGCGGCCGCGGGCGGGCCGGTTCTTGAGCTGGGCGCGGGCACGGGGCGCGTTGCTATCCACCTGGCAAGGCGGGGAATCCAGGTCGCCGCGCTCGAATCGAGCGACGGAATGATCGAGCTTTTCGAGAGGAAGCTCGCCTCCGAGGACGTCGCGGTCAGAAACAACGTGCGGATTGTCAGAGGCGATATGCGGACGGCGTCGTTTCCATCCCGGTTTCCGCTGATACTAGCGCCGTTCAACTTCCTCCAGCTGATAACGGGCAGGGCGGAGAGGGTCGCGCTCCTGCGCCAATGCCACCATTCGCTGGTCAACAGAGGAAAGTTGTATCTTGAAATCGCGGCGCCCCATCACGAGCTTTTGACCGGCAAAAGGGTGCATCAGCAGTACGTGAAAGAGTTCTTCGACAGGAACCGCCGCCAGTGGGTGACGCTTTTCCAATCGCACGAATATTACCCGGCGGAGCAGGAAATCACGCTTGAATACTTATACGTCTATCACCGGCAGGACGGAATAACGGAGAGAATCGCCCGATTTGTGACGCTCGCGGTGATTTTTCCGGTCGAGTTGGACGGGCTTTTGGAGCAGGCGGGATTCGTCGTAAGGGAGAAATGGGGGGATTTCGACAAATCCCGGTTTGGAAAGGCTAGCCGAAGGATGATCTGGCTTGCCGAAAAGCCCTGA
- the dnaA gene encoding chromosomal replication initiator protein DnaA, whose protein sequence is MTRSRGTELLDSLKNALKDEIPRPKYELLIAPLSCEQAADNKLVLGVESAMLQTWIEEQYGHLIREHAGRIMGGPVELEFQIVAPEFRSMAGTSVQDGRPGFSDEEGTTIAEKPTLNPRFTFENFVVGPANSFAYSASLAVAERPGYIYNPLFIYSGVGLGKTHLLHSIGHLAYNLDNSLWIKYVTSEKFTNDFIHKVRGGRMEEFYDIYRQVDVLLIDDIQFLAGRTETQQEFFHTFNILVEQGKQVVISSDRSPKDLKNLDDRLVSRFSGGLITDIAPPSFETRIAILEKKAKLEGVTLPQDIGVYIAKHITDNIRDLEGSLIRLLAYTTHRGEPLTLETAEVVLGGLIDTKRTGAGIDITGIISTVCEYFNLNSKLLLSPNRTKKVAFARQITMYLAREHTNLSLAQIGSELGGRDHSTVIYACEKIRKEMVEDPYVELTIKNLSKLIT, encoded by the coding sequence ATGACCCGGTCGCGCGGTACCGAACTGCTTGACTCGCTCAAGAATGCTTTAAAAGACGAGATACCACGCCCGAAGTACGAGCTGCTCATCGCGCCGTTGAGCTGCGAGCAGGCCGCGGACAACAAGCTGGTTTTGGGAGTGGAATCCGCGATGCTCCAGACCTGGATCGAGGAGCAGTACGGCCACCTCATCCGGGAGCATGCCGGAAGGATTATGGGCGGCCCGGTCGAGCTTGAATTCCAAATCGTCGCGCCCGAGTTCCGCTCGATGGCGGGCACGAGCGTGCAGGACGGCAGGCCGGGATTTTCCGATGAAGAAGGGACGACTATCGCGGAGAAGCCCACGCTCAATCCGCGCTTCACATTCGAAAACTTCGTAGTCGGCCCCGCAAACAGCTTCGCCTACAGCGCGTCGCTCGCGGTCGCGGAGCGACCCGGATACATCTACAATCCGCTCTTCATTTACAGCGGCGTGGGCCTCGGCAAGACCCACCTGCTCCATTCCATCGGCCACCTCGCCTACAATCTGGACAACTCGCTTTGGATTAAATACGTTACGAGCGAGAAGTTTACGAACGATTTCATTCACAAGGTCCGCGGCGGGCGGATGGAGGAGTTTTACGACATCTACCGGCAAGTGGACGTGCTTTTGATAGACGACATCCAGTTCCTTGCGGGCCGCACCGAAACCCAGCAGGAGTTCTTCCACACGTTCAACATCCTCGTGGAGCAGGGCAAGCAGGTTGTGATTTCATCCGACCGCTCGCCCAAGGATCTGAAAAATCTGGACGACCGGCTGGTATCGCGGTTTTCCGGCGGACTCATCACCGACATCGCTCCGCCGTCGTTCGAAACGCGCATCGCCATTCTCGAAAAGAAGGCCAAGCTGGAAGGCGTCACGCTTCCGCAGGACATCGGCGTCTACATCGCGAAGCACATAACCGACAACATCCGCGATTTGGAAGGCTCGCTCATCAGGCTGCTCGCGTACACCACGCACCGCGGCGAGCCGCTTACGCTCGAAACCGCGGAGGTCGTGCTGGGCGGGCTGATCGACACCAAGCGCACAGGCGCCGGTATTGACATAACCGGAATAATTTCCACGGTCTGCGAGTACTTCAACCTCAACTCCAAGCTGCTGCTTTCGCCCAACCGCACCAAGAAAGTCGCGTTCGCCCGCCAGATAACGATGTACCTGGCGCGGGAGCACACGAACCTTTCGCTGGCCCAGATCGGCTCGGAACTGGGCGGCCGCGACCACTCCACGGTTATTTACGCCTGCGAGAAAATCCGCAAGGAAATGGTCGAAGACCCTTACGTGGAATTGACGATCAAAAACCTTTCCAAGTTGATAACCTAG